A window of Oscillatoria sp. FACHB-1407 genomic DNA:
GCAAGACTTGAAATTCTACCCTTCACACTGCGTGGTTTTATTCCTTATCCCTCAGCTTTTATCCCTTAGCCTTTAGCCTTCATCCTTCTTTTTTCTTTCTTCCCCTTTCTTTCTCTCCTATTCTGCCACTGCTTCTCGTGCCGCTGCGGCTTCATCAGGATGGATGCCCAGACGAGTCAGGTTAATCCGACCACGACTGTCGATCTCACGGACTTTGACGATCACTTCGTCACCGACCGCGACTTCATCTTCCACTCTGCCGACGCGATAGTCTGCCAGTTGTGAGATGTGAATCATCCCCTCTTTGCCAGGAAGGAACTCCACAAACGCCCCAATTGGGATAATGCGAGTCACCTTACCGACATAGACATCGCCCGCACTGAGTTTGCGAGTCATGCCCTCGATGATGCCACGAGCCTGTTTTGCCTTCTCGCCATCCACCGCAGAAATGGTAACGGTTCCATCATCTTCGATGTCGATTTTGGCTCCCGTTTGCTCCGTGATGCCCTTAATGGTCTTACCACCGGGACCGATGATCATGCCAATCAGCTCAGGATCAATCTTGATAGTCATGAGGCGAGGCGCAAACGGTGACAGGTTGGTACGAGGCTTATCGATCGCCTCCATCATCTTGCCGAGAATGTGAACCCGGGCTTCTTTTGCCTGGTTAATTGCATCCGCCACAATACTAATGGGCAGACCATTGATCTTCATGTCCATTTGCAAGGCAGTGATACCTGTATCCGTGCCTGCTACTTTAAAGTCCATGTCGCCCAAAAAGTCTTCGATGCCTTGAATGTCGGTGAGGATGCGAACGTCATCCCCTTCCTTGATCAAGCCCATCGCCGCGCCACTCACAGGTTTGGTAATGGGAACCCCTGCATCCATCAACGCCAGGGTTGAACCACAGACCGACCCCATTGAGGTGGAACCGTTGGAGGACAGCACCTCCGATACAACCCGAATCACATAGGGAAACGCTTCTCTGGGGGGCAGCACAGGCACCAATGCCCGCTCTGCCAGTGCCCCGTGACCCACCTCACGCCGACCGGGCGATCGCAACGGTTTCGTTTCGCCTACGGAGTAGGGAGGCATGTTGTAGTGGTGCATGTAGCGTTTTTGCTCATCGGGATGGAGGTCATCCAATTCCTGTGCCTCTCCCGGAGTACCCAGCGTCACCACCGACATCACTTGGGTCAACTCCCGCTGGAACAGTGCGCTACCGTGAACTCGTGGCGGCAGAATTCCAGTGCGACAGCTAATCTTACGGACTTCATTGAGCTTGCGACCATCGACCCGAACGCCATCTTCGATCACCTGACGCCGCATCAGAGTCTTAGTCAAGCTCTTAAAGGAACCCGATAGATTGCGAGAGTCTGCCTCTGTCACCACCCGAATGGGGTTGTCTTCAGGCAGAGCCGCAATCTCGATTGCAAGCTCACTTTTGATTGTGTCTAGGGCATCATCCCGCTGAGTCTTGGTGTATTCAAATCGACTCAGGATTTGCTTAATCTCACCCGTAGCCCGTTCCGCAATGAACTGTCCCAACTGCTCCATTGCCGGATCTTTTTCAGGCTCTGCCGGAGGTACAATCTCAATACCAATCTCTGCTATCAGGTCGCGTTGTGCCTGAATTAAATCCCGAACCGCCTCATAGCCGAAGTCGATCGCCTCAATAATGTCTTGCTCTGGCAGTTGGTTCGCTCCAGCTTCCACCATGATCACCCCTTCTGGTGAACCAGCCACGACCAGATCCAGATCTCCCGCTTCAATTTCGTGGTAGGTAGGGTTAATGATAAAGTCATCGCCAATCAACCCAACCCGAACCGCTGCCATCGGTCCATTAAAGGGAATTTGAGCTAACAACGTGGCGATCGACGCACCAGTAACCGCTAACACATCCGGGGGAACTCGCTCATCCATCGATAATGTGGTTGCCACGATTTGAATGTCATCGCGTAACCAACCGGGGAACAGAGGACGCATAGGGCGATCGATCAATCGGCTAATTAACGTTGCCTTTTCAGGAGGTCGTCCTTCTCGTCGCAAAAATCCACCAGGAATGCGACCCGCTGCATATAAACGCTCTTCGTAATCCACTAACAGCGGTAAAAAGTCAATTCCCTCTCTGGCTGCGGCTCGCGTTGCCGAGACAAATACGGCTGTATCTTCCGATTGAACCAATACCGAACCGCCTGCTTGCGGTGCAAGCAGACCAATCTTCAGTCGAATATCCCGTCCATCAAAGGATATTGACTTATCTATTTCCTTCAACATGCCGTGAGTTTCCCTTTCGTGCCTCATTTTTTCTTTCTGTCGCAATCGTAGCACTGATATTTAAAGGCTGCGGTTGCATTCCGTAACTCCAAGAAATGTTGAGTTATGTTGTTTACCTAAATTAAAATTCTCGGAATTACAGTCTTCTTTGAATTATTAATACTTGATATCTAAAACGTCCATTAAAACTAAAGAAATCAGGCACAGCAATCAAGAAATCGGATCAACCTTCAACATATAGAGCAGATTGAAGGATACGTATAAGAGGGTTTCTAGGAATAAGCGGTAGTGTTTCAAATCTGTTGCTACTGCCCCCTGGCTTCCGGTTGTCACCATCCCTCTTACCGGGCTACCGTATACACGCAAGCTTTATAGCCCCCTACATCCCCCAAAATAGGGGACTTTGAGCCTTTGTCAAAGGGCTTGACTGATCAGAAGCCCTCGTACTTGGAACCGATGCGAAGCGCGCCTTTGGGTTAATCGACTCACCTTCTGCTAGGGGGTTTGGGGGAGCATCCCCTACTGGCTGGTTCTCGAACTCATTGCCGTAACCGAGTGCCTCATTGACAAAGCGATGTGTGTACACTGTAGCTTAATGTCATACCGATTTAATGTTTGATTGTGCCCGATCACTGGGTAGGGGCGTTTCGCGAAACGCCCCTACGGAATCATGTGCAGCGAAGCCAATTCAAATTGGTATCAGTTCGGTTTGAGAGCCCGGCGGTTAAAACCGACGAAATCCTTATCCCGAATTCACGTTAGCTTACCAAGGAGGACTACAGGAGGTTCTTACAGAGGCTATCAACAGGTTTGGAACACCACAACCCCATTGAAATCGAAATAGGTTAAAGTCTTTTTGATCAAAATTGCCCCATTATGGGGCTGACAAGCCTGATCAGGTGGGAACCTGTTCTTGATCTCCCATCTGCTCCCACCAGCGATTGAGCGGGTAATAGATAGCAGGTGCCCACAGGCTACTGAGAATGGCTGAACTCAAAGCAATGCGCTGATGATAAAACCAGATCTCTGTCAACGTCCGGTTCGCTAAGGCTGAATTACCACCAAATCCAGATAGGCTAAATTGAATTGCTGTAACCGTTTCAGCAATGACTGCCATGCCAAAAACAATCAGCGCAACAGAGATAAAGTCTTCCTGGACATAGCGTTGCTTCTGCAAACGTGCTGTGAGGAACCCCACGATCGCCAAACTGAGAGCATGGGTTGGGTGGGGTGCCGTCATACCATCTTGAATTAAGCCGAGCGTGAGTCCGGCGATCGCTCCCTGCCAAGGCGATCGCTTCACACTCCACGCCACCACCCAAATCAGCAACCAGTTTGGACCTACGCCCAAGAGTTGCATCCCTGGAAAACGGGTTGGCAGAATAAACAAGCACAACAGAACAGAGCCCGCCGTCACTCCCCAGTTGAGGAGTTGACGTGCATAGGGGCTCCAGGCGGATGAGTTAATCATGGTGTTGGGACTGGAGCAGCACCAGGACTGGATGAGGGTAAAGGGGTGGGAACCACTTCTGGAGACTTAGAATTGGGAGCAATGATCACCCATTCCAGGTAGCTAATCGGGGCAGTTAATTCGATCACAGCTTCTGGGGCGGGGCTTTTGTTCAGGTTGATCGACTCGATTCGTCCAACAGGCAATCCAGCAGGAAACAGTTGACTAAAAGAAGATGTAGTAATCACATCTCCAGGTCGGACATCTGGAACCTTATCAAAAAACTCCATAATTGCCCGATTTTCAGACTGTCCGCGCAGATACCCCATCGAACGAGAACGGGCTACCGTGACGCCCACCTGACTACTCGGATCACTAATCAGCAAAACCCGGCTTGTGTTGGGTGTCACCTGGATTACCCGTCCCACAATCCCACCTGTACC
This region includes:
- a CDS encoding polyribonucleotide nucleotidyltransferase, with the protein product MKEIDKSISFDGRDIRLKIGLLAPQAGGSVLVQSEDTAVFVSATRAAAREGIDFLPLLVDYEERLYAAGRIPGGFLRREGRPPEKATLISRLIDRPMRPLFPGWLRDDIQIVATTLSMDERVPPDVLAVTGASIATLLAQIPFNGPMAAVRVGLIGDDFIINPTYHEIEAGDLDLVVAGSPEGVIMVEAGANQLPEQDIIEAIDFGYEAVRDLIQAQRDLIAEIGIEIVPPAEPEKDPAMEQLGQFIAERATGEIKQILSRFEYTKTQRDDALDTIKSELAIEIAALPEDNPIRVVTEADSRNLSGSFKSLTKTLMRRQVIEDGVRVDGRKLNEVRKISCRTGILPPRVHGSALFQRELTQVMSVVTLGTPGEAQELDDLHPDEQKRYMHHYNMPPYSVGETKPLRSPGRREVGHGALAERALVPVLPPREAFPYVIRVVSEVLSSNGSTSMGSVCGSTLALMDAGVPITKPVSGAAMGLIKEGDDVRILTDIQGIEDFLGDMDFKVAGTDTGITALQMDMKINGLPISIVADAINQAKEARVHILGKMMEAIDKPRTNLSPFAPRLMTIKIDPELIGMIIGPGGKTIKGITEQTGAKIDIEDDGTVTISAVDGEKAKQARGIIEGMTRKLSAGDVYVGKVTRIIPIGAFVEFLPGKEGMIHISQLADYRVGRVEDEVAVGDEVIVKVREIDSRGRINLTRLGIHPDEAAAAREAVAE
- the mreD gene encoding rod shape-determining protein MreD, coding for MINSSAWSPYARQLLNWGVTAGSVLLCLFILPTRFPGMQLLGVGPNWLLIWVVAWSVKRSPWQGAIAGLTLGLIQDGMTAPHPTHALSLAIVGFLTARLQKQRYVQEDFISVALIVFGMAVIAETVTAIQFSLSGFGGNSALANRTLTEIWFYHQRIALSSAILSSLWAPAIYYPLNRWWEQMGDQEQVPT
- the mreC gene encoding rod shape-determining protein MreC gives rise to the protein MYLIRRWWGRHGLRIGLVFLALTTAWTVRQTQGAVVLEIYQWISRPFQGNPMPDEVLADARLQELQSRLVELESQNRRLQELLGYVSSNTEAGIAAPVIGRSADHWWQQITVGRGSQDGIEPGSVVLGTGGIVGRVIQVTPNTSRVLLISDPSSQVGVTVARSRSMGYLRGQSENRAIMEFFDKVPDVRPGDVITTSSFSQLFPAGLPVGRIESINLNKSPAPEAVIELTAPISYLEWVIIAPNSKSPEVVPTPLPSSSPGAAPVPTP